In Oreochromis aureus strain Israel breed Guangdong linkage group 15, ZZ_aureus, whole genome shotgun sequence, a single genomic region encodes these proteins:
- the fzd3a gene encoding frizzled-3a isoform X1 has translation MDLLWVLSVSMLTVCVAVPMDAVAGSHSLFTCEPITLRMCQGLPYNSTFMPNVLNHYDQQTAALAMEPFHPMVNLQCSPELRMFLCALYAPVCTEYGRITLPCRRLCLQAKSDCYKLMDMFGVSWPEEMDCNRFPDCDEPYPRPVDLLSSSDTTESPIAVQRDYGFWCPRELKISPELGYSFMGVRDCSPPCPNMYFTREELTFARYFIGVVSIVCLSATLFTFLTFLIDVSRFRYPERPIIFYAVCYMMVSLVFFLGFLLEDKVSCNAASPGRFRASTVTQGSHNKACTLLFMVLYFFTMAGSVWWVILTITWFLAAVPKWGSEAIEKKALLFHACAWGIPGVLTVTLLAMNKIEGDGISGVCFVGLYNLTALRWFLLAPLGLDVVVGVVLLLAGIAALNRVRMEIPLEKENQEKLVKFMIRIGVFSVLYLVPLLTVLACYLYESSYRAVWETTWVQEKCRDYHIPCPYQVEQTSHPDLVLFLIKYLMMLIVGIPSVFWVGSKKTCFEWASFFHGKRHKDGMVNDSRQVLQEPDFTQLLLRDPNTPIVRKSRGTSTQGTSTHASSTHLAMLDEPPSASTSRAGSVRSARSKMSSYHGSLHRSRDSRYTASSFRAADDRLPYGSLPRLNHQSQSRHCSTNHLDSLSQHGSTQRLESQSRHSSIRDLSSGATAVLGVPGNGIHRVLEEDGATA, from the exons CCTTTCCATCCCATGGTGAACCTGCAGTGCTCCCCGGAGCTCAGGATGTTCCTGTGTGCGCTCTACGCCCCAGTTTGTACCGAGTACGGTCGGATCACGCTGCCGTGTCGCCGCCTCTGTCTGCAGGCCAAGAGCGACTGCTACAAGCTGATGGACATGTTTGGTGTCAGCTGGCCAGAGGAGATGGACTGCAACAG GTTCCCAGACTGCGACGAGCCCTACCCCCGCCCCGTGGACCTCCTGTCCAGCTCGGACACGACCGAGTCTCCCATCGCGGTCCAGAGGGACTACGGCTTCTGGTGTCCCCGCGAGCTCAAGATCAGCCCCGAGCTCGGCTATTCCTTCATGGGGGTGCGAGACTGCTCTCCTCCGTGTCCCAACATGTACTTCACACGTGAAGAGCTGACATTCGCCCGCTACTTCATCGGAGTCGTGTCCATCGTCTGCCTCTCTGCCACGCTCTTCACCTTCCTGACGTTCCTCATCGACGTGTCGCGATTCCGCTACCCGGAGCGCCCGATTATATTTTACGCCGTGTGCTACATGATGGTGTCCCTGGTGTTCTTCCTGGGGTTCCTGTTGGAGGACAAAGTTTCCTGTAATGCAGCTAGTCCTGGGAGGTTTAGGGCTTCGACCGTGACTCAAGGCTCCCATAATAAG GCCTGCACTCTTCTCTTCATGGTGCTGTACTTCTTCACCATGGCTGGCAGCGTGTGGTGGGTCATTTTAACCATTACCTGGTTCCTAGCTGCTGTTCCTAAGTGGGGAAGTGAGGCTATAGAGAAGAAGGCCCTCCTGTTCCACGCCTGTGCCTGGGGCATCCCCGGCGTCCTCACGGTGACTCTGCTCGCCATGAACAAGATCGAGGGAGACGGCATCAGTGGCGTTTGCTTCGTCGGGCTCTACAACTTAACAGCCCTGCGCTGGTTCCTGCTGGCCCCGCTGGGACTGGATGTAGTG GTGGGCGTGGTCCTGCTGCTGGCAGGTATTGCTGCTCTTAACAGAGTCCGCATGGAGATCCCGCTGGAGAAGGAAAACCAGGAAAAGCTGGTGAAGTTCATGATTCGTATCGGTGTGTTCTCCGTGCTCTACCTGGTTCCACTGCTGACCGTTCTGGCCTGCTACCTTTATGAGAGCAGCTACAGGGCTGTCTGGGAGACCACCTGGGTCCAGGAGAAATGCAGAGACTACCACATCCCGTGTCCCTACCAG GTGGAGCAGACCAGTCACCCCGACCTGGTGTTGTTCCTCATAAAGTACCTGATGATGCTGATTGTAGGAATCCCCTCTGTGTTCTGGGTGGGCAGTAAGAAGACCTGCTTCGAGTGGGCCAGTTTCTTCCACGGCAAGAGACATAAAGA CGGGATGGTCAACGATAGCCGACAAGTGCTCCAGGAGCCCGACTTCACCCAGCTGCTCCTCAGGGATCCCAACACCCCCATTGTGAGGAAGTCACGGGGCACATCCACGCAAGGGACCTCCACCCACGCCTCTTCCACCCACCTGGCCATGCTGGACGAGCCGCCAAGCGCCAGCACCAGCCGAGCCGGCTCTGTGCGCAGCGCCCGCTCCAAGATGAGCAGCTACCACGGCAGCCTGCACCGCTCGCGAGACAGCAG ATACACGGCCTCCAGTTTCAGGGCTGCAGACGACCGGCTGCCATATGGGAGCCTGCCTCGTCTAAACCACCAATCACAGTCCAGGCACTGCAGCACCAATCACCTCGACAGCCTGTCGCAGCACGGCTCCACCCAGAGGCTCGAGAGCCAGTCGCGCCACAGCAGCATCAGGGACCTGAGCAGCGGGGCCACGGCGGTTCTCGGAGTGCCCGGAAACGGGATCCACAGAGTCCTGGAGGAGGATGGAGCGACCGCCTGA